One Leishmania braziliensis MHOM/BR/75/M2904 complete genome, chromosome 3 DNA segment encodes these proteins:
- a CDS encoding putative MFS transporter produces MSSNGKNSHRRYAESGVQQPSTSAKPTKTPSNTVLAFAQWEEENHVDDAALVAAMDDENADPLLHPAHTRALSHIEQREENRLRGDPWRFAVTPIFCLLSISNAMQWIAFAPIVDEVRTYFNMNATQVNFLATTYVMAYVVIVFLSCKLYEVTGIKMGVLIAAAANVLGALLKIIALYVWPNAVLLYLAQVSNSFTEVLTIATPPLISNRWFPENERLVANTVMSSALNFGCGIGVLIPTFFVGPTKQSKNHFGNFFWFHFTYAALVLVLVIFLFPKKPRYAASHVAARQQNCEERRLRALNHVLHDPHSDEDEELDHQTRPHPKEKRTSSENEPLAVGVADFCEEDSCDPAGVKKSSGAAATTGNQCSSSRGAAVAHVTDEMQDAESENEEEVPEVQPVNVFSVLMDCFRECRSNWSFILLAISSAAELGLIWGVATVLPQMLAPYGISEAISGWIGFLNLVLGTVVCPFFMPLVDRYGRRYKLLLCALSVVVVVVMVLLTLLLHFGPAVHEDGKYYVVVVFVLWGGIAGMCQNFMMPLMFEYVVELTFPMAESTSAPVLTWSACLTNFLLTLIFGEVLTDTPTENKALRTFIGASVVSVIGCVTLLLTKPLTKRTDYEKHQVEALEQRKRRLQSAAAAVAGIDEAGLTCNPGGAAVDMSASQSQLQTRNSAHSHQDRDATKRKMD; encoded by the coding sequence ATGTCATCAAACGGCAAAAACTCGCACCGCCGCTACGCGGAAAGCGgcgtgcagcagccgtcCACGTCTGCCAAGCCCACCAAGACGCCATCCAACACGGTTCTGGCGTTCGCacagtgggaggaggagaaccaCGTCGACGACGCCGCGCTTGTCGCCGCGATGGATGACGAGAACGCCgacccgctgctgcacccggcCCACACCCGCGCGCTCTCCCACATCGAGCAGCGCGAGGAGAACCGCTTACGTGGTGATCCGTGGCGCTTCGCGGTGACGCCGATCTTCTGCCTGCTCTCCATCTCCAACGCCATGCAGTGGATCGCCTTTGCACCCATTGTAGATGAGGTGCGGACGTACTTCAACATGAACGCGACGCAAGTTAActtcctcgccaccacctACGTCATGGCCTATGTTGTCATTGTCTTCCTCAGCTGCAAGCTGTATGAGGTGACCGGCATTAAAATGGGCGTCctcatcgctgctgcggcgaaTGTGCTCGGTGCACTACTGAAGATCATCGCCCTCTACGTGTGGCCCAATGCGGTCCTGCTGTATCTCGCGCAGGTCTCCAACAGCTTTACGGAGGTGCTCACGAtcgcgacgccgccgctcaTCTCAAACCGCTGGTTTCCGGAGAATGAGCGCCTGGTGGCGAACACCGTCATGTCCTCGGCGCTCAACTTTGGCTGCGGCATCGGAGTCCTCATCCCGACCTTCTTTGTGGGTCCGACGAAGCAGTCGAAGAACCACTTTGGCAACTTCTTCTGGTTCCACTTCACCtacgcggcgctggtgctcgtGCTCGTCATCTTCTTGTTCCCCAAGAAGCCGCGCTACGCCGCCAGCCacgtggcggcgcggcagcagaacTGCGAGGAGCGCCGCCTGCGTGCGCTGAATCACGTGTTGCACGACCCGCATAGCGACGAGGATGAAGAGCTCGATCATCAGACGCGTCCGCACCCCAAGGAGaagcgcaccagcagcgaaaACGAGCCCCTTGCGGTCGGCGTCGCAGATTTCTGCGAGGAGGACAGCTGCGATCCGGCTGGCGTCAAGAAGTCCTccggggcggcggcgacgacgggaAATCAGTGTtccagcagccgcggcgccgccgtggcgcacGTCACGGATGAGATGCAGGACGCAGAGTcggagaacgaggaggaggtgccggAGGTGCAGCCGGTGAACGTGTTCTCCGTGCTGATGGACTGCTTCCGTGAGTGCCGCAGCAACTGGTCCTTCATTCTCCTTGCTATCAGCTCTGCCGCGGAGCTGGGTCTCATCTGGGGtgtggcgacggtgctgccgcagatGCTGGCCCCGTATGGCATCAGCGAGGCCATCTCCGGCTGGATCGGCTTCCTCAACCTCGTTCTGGGCACCGTTGTCTGCCCCTTCTTTATGCCACTCGTGGACCGCTACGGCCGCCGCTACAAGCTGCTCTTGTGCGCCCTgtcggtggtggtagtggtggtgatggtgctgctcacgctgctgttgcactTTGGCCCCGCCGTGCACGAGGATGGCAAGTACTACGTCGTAGTCGTCTTTGTGCTCTGGGGCGGCATCGCAGGGATGTGTCAGAACTTCATGATGCCGCTCATGTTCGAGTACGTTGTGGAGCTAACCTTCCCAATGGCAGAGAGCACGTCGGCACCGGTGCTGACGTGGAGCGCGTGCCTGACGAACTTCCTGCTCACTCTCATCTTTGGTGAGGTGCTGACCGACACGCCAACGGAGAACAAGGCGTTGCGCACCTTCATCGGCGCCTCCGTTGTCTCCGTAATAGGGTGCGTGACTCTCCTTCTGACGAAGCCGCTCACAAAGCGCACAGACTACGAGAAGCACCAGGTAGAAGCCCTCGAGCAGCGCAAGAGACGCCTGcagtcggcggcggcagcagtggcaggcATAGACGAGGCTGGCCTCACGTGCAatcccggcggcgctgcggtggacaTGTCCGCGTCGCAGTCTCAGCTACAGACCCGCAACTCCGCCCACAGCCACCAGGACCGTGATGCCACGAAGCGCAAGATGGACTGA
- a CDS encoding putative 60S acidic ribosomal protein P2, with protein MTTETLACTYAALMLSDAGLPTSAENIAAAVKAAGVSVRPTMPIIFARFLEKKSVEALMAAAATQAPTATSAAAAPAAGEASGKAEEKKEEPEEEGDDDMGFGLFD; from the coding sequence ATGACCACTGAGACCCTCGCGTGCACGTATGCCGCGCTCATGCTGAGCGATGCCGGCCTGCCCACCTCGGCCGAGAACATCGCCGCGGCAGTGAAGGCTGCCGGCGTGAGTGTACGCCCCACCATGCCCATCATCTTTGCCCGCTTCCTGGAGAAGAAGTCTGTGGAGGCGCtgatggcagcggctgccacgCAAGCCCCGACGGCCACgtctgccgcggcggcgccagctgCCGGGGAAGCGAGCggcaaggcggaggagaagaaggaggagcccgaggaggagggcgatgACGACATGGGCTTCGGTCTGTTCGACTAA
- a CDS encoding putative 60S acidic ribosomal protein P2 has protein sequence MTTETLACTYAALMLSDAGLPTSAENIAAAVKAAGVSVRPTMPIIFARFLEKKSVEALMAAAATQAPTATSAAAAPAAGEASGKAEEKKKEEPEEEGDDDMGFGLFD, from the coding sequence ATGACCACTGAGACCCTCGCGTGCACGTATGCCGCGCTCATGCTGAGCGATGCCGGCCTGCCCACCTCGGCCGAGAACATCGCCGCGGCAGTGAAGGCTGCCGGCGTGAGTGTACGCCCCACCATGCCCATCATCTTTGCCCGCTTCCTGGAGAAGAAGTCTGTGGAGGCGCtgatggcagcggctgccacgCAAGCCCCGACGGCCACgtctgccgcggcggcgccagctgCCGGGGAAGCGAGCggcaaggcggaggagaagaagaaggaggagcccgaggaggagggcgatgACGACATGGGCTTCGGTCTGTTCGACTAA
- a CDS encoding conserved TLD domain protein — protein sequence MERPSTASPPPAASALTDTRLLQLSLRNAVASAAAGKATIAANNYALAIKVIHRKCFLLEELALLALAMGYEARKAANTAAPRVDDDDDNGRNNRGGDSTATTAQQDYPLTADLSAGEAQQQQQLVDPLANVGMLLPPGLDEDDYDAERSYFEQKLQREQHQQRAATMPASRNSASSASPVSSISPPADDSTPGYDTATARWLACLLAKVHPDALPIATLEKICKVPLTSSLKTAASSPTFSGERIDTLTGRPNNSGDATSSSVTAAPFSAPLSLLLSTLLWNVACALWNEGFIEDAHHWLSAIDVRRLWSLYSELGRSGHHTRAAAPSPSPPFAFSEPLEEDVNSDDRACALSWPAVLAESCAADEPPSSRPPSLPSAARESQSGGTGTTVDSRGEQQDCVTFSPAAPQSQSGILLSALAQASGPLPMTSLAACFDSPAQLESGNEDDDAAASNDAAAAATQSSTEKSDVGDAAAAAANPETRTTVLASFVRRLARRASALRDLCGLMIACETAEDVFYVLYALSGALATQQCKHDQQRGQQLAAEVTTEAEAAAGEEDENSSPSRTLAAATRGAATTTSSTATTTAPTSTGGLSELLIIANLLIELFLTKRAQQLLLEEDVLHPIASGVATVPSSLPTGGRGGGAYDAAHSLPHQQQQQRHTDRAIRHACDEIVCTFTNGRCHTLYALEAYGIPPPCDGGSNAAETHLLAPELPYALVSNVLSITLNYSTLYRFSKVYHGVMGHRSYAAAERHHAGGMGGSAPSSSAAAAAAAASVLSHPNRTRRATEEEKERRRAWTMPPAATSAAPLRAAPPHPHASAPSTPANVGTLSQSLTGELFGFVKKRVASWGNLIHASVAPESRSSDHYQDVRPSFSVTDAAGGDGSNKERVALRVATPWSAGSSATLTSNSTSLADASSTSNAYLSKVGGDAQRGASATTSVSLSRQRRPGRGRVYELKTRGVEASELMLPSSSSTAVSLLAEENELIGLASIISEPAATVGPELSARDSSTLCLSSAVPPSQEQQQQRLPTSAAPATALHTPAAQLQSRCRSEAVSLRLLALLYRYPQLHALEPVKASHVTLVAKELNKALHLVQAAMRGRFGDEWWLQWRTRREGETQRYYSNALADAQRGGYTLSSPTTALPSPLSRATGAVGAAAVPEEAKPLRAARGVSAVQSDPFLLFAEVRSRHAFPTQERGETNAIVADAVGFDGVPPPSVLPLSSSSLTSTVLSALQLTRPLSMSADEALRQSLQAPGEHFTPATLPGASTEAMHGSAHGSEMLLDVKWDIPPAYTPEVSLDFSAFTTTSVETQESTRQLVELLQQREEACDDEDDNNDDDGRVGSAAGGPGVSVLSRACRRLLHNELPLLQQYSPWRVIYSTRLHGISLGTLFANCRREAERHGLSGYVANPAVPTLLDSKPMLLVLELPSSTTLQFAEDDAGVREAWAHSNAPTSTPPSPPITQPAPPQPTTNASPRGHRPNRLFIGAFLSDSLRTESRRYYGNQDCFVFQLLVPGTVGVKEAAPGAAHTETGPQLRVHRASHRNKQFINCRTTSIVIGGGEGGSSIYLDDTLCHGATSSCATFSSPPLSTWLSPPCAESGVCTDGQGDRYGEHRSLCIMNVEVIVMDA from the coding sequence ATGGAGCGCCCGTCCACAGCATCCCCGCCCCCCGCGGCCAGCGCGCTGACCGACACACGACTtctgcagctctctctccGGAATGCTGTCGCgtcggcagcagccggcAAGGCGACCATCGCCGCGAATAACTACGCCCTCGCCATCAAAGTCATCCATCGCAAGTGTTtcctgctggaggagctcgcgCTGTTGGCACTCGCCATGGGCTACGAAGCTCGCAAGGCGGCAAatacagcggcgccgcgcgtcgacgacgacgacgacaacggcaGAAACAACAGAggcggcgacagcaccgcAACCACCGCTCAGCAGGACTACCCTCTCACAGCTGACCTCTCCGCTGGggaagcacagcagcagcagcagctggtggaTCCGCTGGCAAACGTTGGGATGCTTCTGCCGCCTGGCTTGGACGAAGATGACTACGACGCGGAGCGGTCGTACTTTGAACAGAAATTGCAGCGTGAacaacatcagcagcgggcAGCGACGATGCCCGCGTCGCGgaacagcgccagcagcgcatctCCTGTGTCGTCGATCAGCCCTCCTGCAGACGACTCGACGCCAGGCTACGACACGGCAACCGCACGGTGGCTCGCCTGCCTGCTCGCCAAGGTGCACCCGGATGCACTGCCGATCGCAACACTGGAGAAGATCTGCAAAGTTCCACTAACGAGCTCACTCAAAACGGCCGCATCATCGCCGACCTTCTCTGGCGAAAGAATTGACACGTTGACTGGCCGCCCCAacaacagcggcgacgccacgtcATCGTCGGTGACAGCTGCCCCCTTCTCCGCGCCACTCTCACTTCTGCTCTCGACTCTTCTCTGGAACGTCGCGTGTGCGCTATGGAACGAGGGCTTCATCGAGGACGCGCACCACTGGCTCTCTGCCATAGACGTGCGACGGCTGTGGAGTCTCTACAGCGAATTGGGCCGCAGTGGTCACCATACGCGggccgcggcgccatcgccgtcacCACCCTTTGCCTTCAGCGAGCCCCTCGAGGAGGACGTGAACAGCGACGaccgtgcgtgtgcgctaAGCTGGCCGGCGGTGTTGGCAGAGAGCTGTGCGGCAGACGAGCCGCCATCCTCGCGCCCGCCATCGCTGCCATCGGCAGCCAGGGAAAGCCAATCCGGAGGCACCGGCACGACTGTCGACTCACGGGGCGAGCAGCAGGATTGTGTCACCTTTAGCCCAGCTGCACCACAATCGCAATCGGGGATCCTACTCTCCGCCCTTGCTCAGGCCAGCGGGCCGCTGCCCATGACCAGCTTGGCTGCGTGCTTCGACAGTCCTGCGCAGCTCGAGAGCGGCAACGAGGACGATGATGCGGCGGCCAGCAATgatgcggctgcagctgccacgcAGTCGAGCACGGAGAAGAGCGATGtgggagacgctgcagcagcagccgcgaaTCCAGAGACCCGTACGACTGTTCTCGCCAGCTTTgtccgccgcctcgcgcgTCGCGCCAGCGCGTTGCGCGACCTCTGTGGGCTCATGATTGCCTGCGAGACGGCCGAAGACGTTTTCTACGTCCTGTACGCACTGAGCGGTGCTCTTGCGACACAGCAGTGTAAGCACGACCAGCAGCGGGGGCAACAGCTAGCCGCGGAAGTGACAACAGaagcggaggcggcggccggtGAGGAGGATGAGAACAGTTCACCATCCAGGACccttgcagcagcgacccgaggcgcagcgacaacaacaaGCTCCACCGCCACTACTACTGCCCCTACTAGTACCGGTGGATTGTCCGAACTTCTCATCATTGCAAACCTGCTCATCGAACTCTTCCTCACAAagcgagcgcagcagctcttgtTGGAGGAGGATGTATTGCACCCCATTGCTTCTGGCGTCGCCACTGTGCCGTCGTCGCTCCCGACGGGCGgacgtggcggtggtgcgtaCGATGCGGCCCACTCCCTtccacatcagcagcagcagcagcggcacaccgACCGCGCCATCCGCCACGCATGCGATGAAATTGTATGCACCTTTACTAACGGCCGCTGCCACACCCTCTACGCACTTGAAGCGTACGGCATCCCTCCCCcatgcgacggcggcagcaacgccgccgagACACATCTGTTGGCACCTGAGCTGCCCTACGCTCTCGTGAGCAACGTGCTGAGCATCACGCTCAACTACTCCACCCTGTATCGCTTTAGCAAGGTGTATCATGGCGTGATGGGACATCGCAGCTacgccgctgcagagcgcCATCATGCGGGTGGGATGGGCGGCTCAGCACCATCCtcttcggcagcagcggcagcggccgccgcgtCCGTCTTGAGTCATCCGAACCGCACGCGACGCgccacagaggaggagaaggagcgccgaCGCGCATGGACAATGCCGCCGGCTGCCACatcggcagcgccgctgagggcagcaccgccgcatcCACACGCTTCAGCGCCATCGACCCCTGCGAACGTCGGAACCCTCTCACAAAGCCTCACTGGTGAGCTCTTTGGCTTCGTGAAGAAGCGGGTGGCAAGCTGGGGCAACCTCATTCACGCCAGCGTAGCCCCAGAGTCGCGCAGTAGTGATCACTACCAAGACGTACGGCCATCCTTCAGCGTGACCGATGCGGCTGGCGGGGACGGCagcaacaaagagagagtggCACTGAgggtggcgacgccgtggTCCGCTGGATCATCAGCGACGCTCACAAGCAACAGCACCAGCTTGGCAGACGCCAGTAGCACCAGCAACGCCTACCTCAGCAAAGTCGGCGGGGACGCACAACGCGGCGCGTCCGCGACAACGTCagtgtctctctcccgtcagcgccgccctGGTCGAGGTCGGGTGTATGAGCTCAAGACGAGAGGTGTGGAAGCGTCGGAGCTGATGTTGCCCTCCTCATCGTCCACTGCGGTGTCGCTCTTGGCTGAAGAAAACGAACTGATAGGACTTGCCAGCATCATCAGCGAGCCTGCCGCCACGGTAGGGCCAGAGCTCAGCGCCAGAGACAGCAGcaccctctgcctctcctccgcagTGCCCCCGAGCcaagagcaacagcaacaacgacTACCGACatcagctgcgccagcgacggcgctgcacaCGCCAGCTGCCCAACTCCAGAGTCGATGCCGCAGCGAGGCTGTCAGTCTGCGTCTGCTCGCACTGCTCTATCGGTACCCGCAGCTGCATGCGCTGGAGCCTGTCAAGGCGAGTCACGTGACCCTGGTAGCGAAGGAGCTGAACAAGGCACTGCACCTTGTACAGGCAGCGATGCGAGGCCGTTTCGGCGATGAGTGgtggctgcagtggcgcacacGACGCGAGGGCGAGACGCAGCGCTACTACTCAAACGCGCTGGCAGatgcgcagcgaggcggctACACCCTTAGCTCGCCGACCACGGCACTGCCCTCGCCCCTGTCAAGGGCAACAGGAGCGGtgggcgctgcggcggtacCAGAGGAAGCGAAGCCATTGAGGGCAGCGCGTGGCGTGTCCGCGGTGCAGTCGGACCCATTTCTACTTTTTGCAGAGGTTCGGTCTCGGCACGCATTCCCCACGCAGGAGCGGGGTGAGACGAACGCAATAGTGGCGGATGCGGTGGGGTTCGATGGGGTACCCCCGCCGTCTGTGCTCCCGCTGTCATCATCCTCGCTGACCAGCACCGTACTCTCCGCCCTGCAGCTCACACGCCCCTTGTCGATGTCTGCggacgaggcgctgcggcaatCTCTTCAGGCGCCAGGGGAGCACTTCACCCCCGCCACTTTGCCAGGGGCGTCCACGGAAGCGATGCACGGAAGCGCGCACGGCTCTGAGATGCTGCTCGATGTGAAGTGGGATATCCCGCCAGCCTACACACCCGAAGTCTCACTCGACTTCTCGGCCTTCACGACGACGTCGGTGGAGACGCAGGAAAGCACGCGGCAGCTTGTggagctcctgcagcagcgggaagAGGCGTgtgacgacgaggacgacaacAATGACGATGATGGCCGCGTAGGTAGCGCTGCAGGTGGGCCTGGCGTGTCGGTACTGTCGCGTGCGTGtcgccggctgctgcacaacgAGCTTCCATTGCTACAGCAGTACAGCCCGTGGCGCGTTATTTACAGCACACGGCTGCACGGCATCAGCCTGGGCACCCTCTTCGCCAACTGCCGCCGTGAGGCGGAGCGCCACGGCCTCTCTGGCTACGTCGCGAATCCCGCCGTGCCCACGCTGTTGGACTCGAAGCCgatgctgctggtgctggagTTACCGTCGTCGACAACGCTACAGTTtgccgaggacgacgccGGCGTGCGAGAGGCGTGGGCCCACTCCAACGCACCCACCAGCACGCCACCGTCCCCTCCCATAACGCagccggcgccaccgcagccaaCAACCAACGCCAGCCCCCGCGGCCACCGGCCCAACAGGCTCTTTATTGGCGCGTTTCTCTCCGACTCGTTACGGACTGAGTCGCGGCGGTACTACGGCAATCAAGACTGTTTTGTCTTTCAGCTGCTCGTGCCTGGCACGGTCGGGGTGAAAGAGGCTGCGCCCGGCGCTGCGCATACAGAGACAGGGCCGCAGCTCCGTGTCCACCGTGCCAGTCACCGCAACAAGCAGTTTATCAACTGCCGCACCACATCCATCGTgatcggcggcggcgagggtGGAAGCAGCATTTACCTTGACGACACCCTCTGCCACGGCGCAACAagctcgtgcgccaccttcTCGTCGCCGCCTCTGAGCACCTGGCTGTCCCCGCCGTGCGCGGAGTCCGGGGTGTGCACCGATGGCCAGGGCGACCGCTACGGAGAGCACAGAAGTTTGTGCATTATGAATGTGGAAGTCATTGTGATGGACGCGTAG